In Cucurbita pepo subsp. pepo cultivar mu-cu-16 chromosome LG04, ASM280686v2, whole genome shotgun sequence, the following are encoded in one genomic region:
- the LOC111792756 gene encoding probable protein phosphatase 2C 5 encodes MSQTEVSRIKPPLVPLATLIGRELRNERVEKPFVKYGQAALAKKGEDYFLIKLDYHRIPGNPSTAFSVFAIFDGHNGISAAIFAKEHLLGNVLSAIPQGASREKWLQALPRALVAGFVKTDIEFQQKGETSGTTVTFVVIDGWTVTVASVGDSRCILDTQGGVVSLLTVDHRLEENEEERKRVTASGGEVGRLNVFGGNEVGPLRCWPGGLCLSRSIGDTDVGEYIVPIPHVKQVKLSNAGGRLIIASDGIWDALSSDMAAKSCRGLPAELAAKLVVKEALRSRGLKDDTTCLVVDIIPSEQPILLPPTPRTKQNVLTTLFGKKYQNSLGKSANKLSAVGVVEELFEEGSAMLAERLGKDLASDPNSGIFKCAVCQVDQPPNENLSMNSGPFFSPSSKPWEGPFLCATCRRKKDAMEGKRATKPTITV; translated from the exons ATGAGTCAGACAGAAGTATCAAGGATTAAACCCCCTCTCGTTCCGCTTGCTACCTTGATTGGTCGCGAGCTGAGGAACGAGAGGGTTGAGAAACCTTTTGTGAAGTATGGACAGGCTGCTTTGGCAAAGAAAGGAGAGGACTACTTTCTGATTAAGCTTGATTACCACCGTATTCCTGGAAACCCTTCTACtgcattttctgtttttgcg ATTTTTGATGGGCATAATGGCATATCAGCCGCTATCTTTGCAAAGGAACATTTACTGGGTAATGTTTTAAGTGCAATTCCTCAAGGGGCCAGTCGAGAAAAATGGCTACAAGCCCTTCCTCGAGCATTAGTTGCTGGTTTTGTCAAAACTGACATAGAGTTTCAGCAAAAAG GGGAAACTTCTGGAACTACTGTTACATTTGTTGTGATTGATGGGTGGACTGTTACAGTGGCGTCCGTGGGAGATTCACGGTGCATATTAGACACCCAAGGAGGTGTGGTTTCTCTATTGACGGTTGATCATAGGCTGGAGGAAAATGAGGAAGAGAGGAAACGTGTAACTGCGAGTGGTGGTGAGGTTGGGAGGCTCAATGTTTTCGGCGGCAATGAG GTCGGTCCTCTCCGCTGCTGGCCTGGTGGCTTATGTCTTTCTAGGTCCATTGGTGATACAGATGTAGGAGAATATATTGTCCCGATACCGCATGTTAAGCAAGTGAAG CTTTCTAATGCTGGCGGACGACTAATAATTGCTTCTGATGGTATATGGGATGCTTTATCGTCTGATATGGCTGCAAAGTCTTGTCGTGGTTTACCTGCAGAGCTTGCTGCTAAGCTAGTCGTGAAG GAGGCTCTGCGGTCGAGGGGGTTGAAGGATGATACAACTTGCTTAGTTGTTGATATCATACCATCCGAGCAACCTATATTATTACCACCAACTCCAAGGACGAAGCAAAATGTGCTCACCACACTCTTTGGGAAGAAATATCAAAACTCTTTGGGCAAATCTGCAAATAAACTTTCTGCTGTTGGAGTGGTGGAGGAATTGTTTGAAGAAGGTTCCGCTATGCTTGCTGAAAG GTTAGGCAAAGATTTAGCGTCAGATCCAAACTCAGGGATCTTCAAATGTGCAGTTTGTCAAGTGGATCAACCCCCAAATGAAAACTTGTCGATGAATTCGGGGCCTTTCTTTTCGCCATCGTCAAAGCCATGGGAAGGTCCGTTCCTCTGTGCAACATGTCGAAGAAAGAAAGACGCCATGGAAGGAAAAAGGGCGACAAAACCTACAATAACCGTCTAG